A DNA window from Daucus carota subsp. sativus chromosome 3, DH1 v3.0, whole genome shotgun sequence contains the following coding sequences:
- the LOC108212932 gene encoding uncharacterized protein LOC108212932, whose product MSVLYIELMKVNSESFDEEETVFHLCVTYNRLNLLIRLLKLNDYDLSNIKDGNDDTVLHTAAALKRVQMIKYLVKSRNKVDVNAVNKKGLTALDIVEQMPKDLKMMEIKELLISSANPSMVIEDVVPTTKATTAADDNGGGGGGADDDSIINVMKGWWNKMKKYTILQEKAAQRDEYVLLAATVIASIAYQAAISPPGGVSSGEAPDSSNQYPELYPGDSFLAYFNTSLSNVFWTANTISYMAALSVIFLYVSGATLKQKLFIWLIRAAMWITLTANTLAYACAVAATHLNYNADDYTVNGVLVGLIVWLGLIFLSLLAVIFRAIRYMVRKIIKKNDAWKKRYTSRHPASITPQNIHVVSFNSPA is encoded by the exons ATGAGTGTGTTATATATCGAGTTGATGAAAGTCAACTCAGAATCGTTTGATGAAGAAGAGACAGTGTTTCACTTGTGTGTTACTTATAATCGTTTGAATCTTCTTATTCGTTTATTAAAGTTGAATGATTACGATCTGTCAAACATCAAAGATGGGAATGACGACACTGTTTTACACACTGCAGCTGCTTTAAAACGGGTGCAG ATGATTAAATACCTGGTCAAGAGTAGAAATAAAGTGGATGTGAATGCGGTGAATAAAAAAGGTCTCACAGCTTTGGACATAGTAGAGCAGATGCCGAAAGATCTGAAAATGATGGAAATTAAGGAGCTTCTTATCTCATCAGCTAATCCTTCTATGGTTATTGAGGACGTTGTACCAACCACGAAGGCTACCACAGCAGCTGATGATAacggaggaggaggaggaggagctgATGACGACAGCATAATCAATGTGATGAAGGGGTGGTGGAATAAGATGAAAAAGTATACCATCCTTCAAGAAAAAGCTGCCCAAAGAGACGAGTACGTACTATTAGCCGCAACTGTAATAGCTTCCATTGCTTACCAAGCAGCTATTAGCCCTCCTGGTGGAGTCTCTTCAGGGGAAGCTCCTGACTCTTCTAATCAATATCCTGAACTTTACCCTGGAGATTCATTTCTAGCCTACTTCAACACCTCACTGAGTAATGTGTTTTGGACAGCAAACACCATTTCTTATATGGCTGCTCTAAGTGTCATATTTCTCTATGTAAGTGGCGCAACTCTGAAACAGAAGCTCTTCATTTGGCTCATAAGGGCAGCCATGTGGATAACTCTCACCGCAAATACGCTGGCCTATGCCTGTGCAGTTGCTGCCACCCACCTAAACTACAATGCTGACGACTACACAGTTAATGGTGTCCTTGTCGGACTGATTGTTTGGTTGGGATTGATTTTCCTATCCTTGTTAGCTGTTATTTTTCGTGCTATTCGTTATATGGtgagaaaaattataaagaaaaatgatgCGTGGAAGAAGAGATATACCAGCAGACACCCCGCCTCCATCACACCCCAAAATATTCATGTCGTCTCTTTCAATTCTCCTGCCTAG